One window of Paenibacillus albicereus genomic DNA carries:
- the murA gene encoding UDP-N-acetylglucosamine 1-carboxyvinyltransferase, protein MDKLVIEGGQPLSGTIAIQGAKNAALPILAASVLACGTVTLESVPQLLDIEVMLQILRELGCRAEHEGETVTLNTATAYQAHIPEKLMSQMRSSIFLMGPLLARFGEVHIYQPGGCAIGERKFDLHLEGLRALGAEFEEYGDRISCTADKLVGADIHLSFPSVGATENIMMAAALAEGRTTIVGAAREPEIQDLQNFLNAMGARIMGAGTDTITIDGVDSLSPCSYRVIPDRIVAGTLLVAAAATKGKVTLTNTRPAHLSSLVHVLRRAGANVAIDGDAMTVSASSRPKAVERIVTSPYPAFPTDLQSPVMVLLALADGVSIMKETIFEGRFKHVGELCRMGADIRVDLGAAIIKGVPRLYGATVEATDLRAGAALVIAGLAAQGRTIVEQVHHIDRGYDSIESMLGRLGARIARSAPVPDNGAVPG, encoded by the coding sequence TTGGACAAATTGGTGATTGAAGGTGGGCAACCTCTCTCAGGAACCATTGCTATCCAAGGGGCGAAAAACGCAGCCCTGCCGATCCTGGCAGCCAGCGTGCTCGCCTGCGGCACAGTGACGCTCGAATCCGTGCCGCAGCTGCTCGATATCGAAGTGATGCTGCAAATCCTGCGCGAGCTCGGCTGCCGCGCGGAGCATGAGGGGGAGACGGTCACGCTCAATACGGCGACCGCCTACCAGGCCCATATTCCGGAGAAGCTGATGAGCCAGATGCGCTCCTCCATCTTCCTGATGGGGCCGCTGCTCGCCCGCTTCGGCGAGGTGCATATCTATCAGCCGGGCGGCTGCGCCATCGGCGAGCGCAAATTCGACCTTCATTTGGAAGGGCTTCGAGCGCTCGGCGCCGAATTTGAAGAATACGGGGACCGAATCTCCTGCACCGCCGACAAGCTCGTCGGAGCGGACATCCATCTGAGCTTCCCGAGCGTAGGGGCGACCGAGAACATCATGATGGCCGCCGCGCTGGCGGAAGGCCGCACGACGATCGTCGGCGCGGCGCGAGAGCCGGAGATCCAGGACCTGCAGAATTTCCTGAACGCGATGGGAGCCCGCATCATGGGCGCCGGCACGGACACGATTACGATCGACGGCGTCGATTCGCTGAGCCCTTGCTCCTACCGCGTCATCCCGGACCGCATCGTCGCCGGCACGCTGCTCGTCGCGGCCGCTGCGACCAAGGGCAAGGTGACGCTGACGAATACGCGCCCGGCGCATCTGTCGTCGCTCGTGCATGTGCTGCGGCGCGCCGGGGCGAACGTAGCCATCGACGGCGACGCCATGACCGTCAGCGCCTCGTCGCGTCCGAAGGCGGTGGAGCGCATCGTCACCTCGCCCTATCCCGCCTTCCCGACGGACCTCCAGTCGCCGGTCATGGTGCTGCTCGCGCTGGCCGACGGCGTCAGCATCATGAAGGAGACGATTTTCGAAGGCCGCTTCAAGCATGTCGGCGAGCTGTGCCGGATGGGGGCGGACATCCGCGTCGATCTTGGCGCAGCGATCATCAAGGGCGTTCCGCGCCTGTACGGAGCGACGGTGGAGGCGACGGACCTGCGGGCCGGAGCCGCGCTCGTCATCGCGGGGCTGGCCGCCCAGGGACGCACGATCGTCGAGCAGGTGCACCATATCGACCGCGGCTACGACAGCATCGAATCGATGCTGGGCCGCCTTGGAGCCCGCATCGCACGCAGCGCGCCGGTGCCGGACAACGGCGCGGTGCCGGGCTGA
- the murB gene encoding UDP-N-acetylmuramate dehydrogenase, translated as MEAWMAELEDAAIGGIQKHVPLARHTTWKIGGPADVLLTPAGKPEMLRAMAILNRNGVPWTIIGKGSNMLVSDKGIRGVVIKAGEALDYAEFDGTLVRAGAAYSIIKLTVMAGKQGLTGLEFAGGIPGTVGGAVYMNAGAHGSDMSQRFNSAEIVLETGELVVWGPEEMAFRYRHSRLQEPGSRGIVLEATLQLAHGDRKEIAAALATHKERRRRTQPLQQPSCGSVFRNPPGHHAAKLIEESGLKGFSIGGAQVSPLHANFIVNTGQATAEDVLTLIAHIRSTVNNRTGIELMPEVLVVGER; from the coding sequence ATGGAGGCATGGATGGCAGAGCTGGAGGATGCCGCGATCGGCGGCATCCAGAAGCATGTGCCGCTTGCCAGGCACACCACCTGGAAAATCGGAGGCCCGGCGGACGTCCTGCTCACGCCGGCAGGCAAGCCGGAGATGCTCCGCGCGATGGCGATCTTGAACCGCAACGGCGTGCCTTGGACGATCATCGGCAAAGGCTCCAACATGCTGGTGAGCGACAAGGGCATCCGGGGCGTCGTCATCAAGGCGGGAGAGGCGCTGGACTACGCGGAATTCGACGGCACGCTCGTGCGCGCCGGCGCCGCGTACTCCATCATCAAGCTGACGGTCATGGCCGGCAAGCAGGGACTGACCGGACTGGAATTCGCCGGGGGAATTCCGGGCACGGTCGGAGGCGCTGTCTATATGAATGCAGGTGCCCACGGGTCTGACATGTCGCAACGATTCAACTCCGCCGAAATCGTGCTGGAGACAGGAGAATTGGTCGTGTGGGGGCCGGAGGAGATGGCGTTCCGCTATCGCCACTCGCGCCTGCAGGAGCCGGGCAGCCGCGGCATCGTGCTGGAAGCGACGCTGCAGCTCGCGCATGGCGACCGCAAGGAGATCGCCGCGGCGCTGGCGACGCACAAGGAGCGCCGCCGGCGCACCCAGCCGCTGCAGCAGCCGAGCTGCGGCAGCGTGTTCCGCAACCCGCCGGGCCATCATGCCGCCAAGCTGATCGAGGAGAGCGGCCTGAAGGGCTTCTCCATCGGCGGCGCGCAAGTATCGCCCCTGCACGCCAATTTCATTGTCAACACCGGCCAGGCGACGGCAGAAGACGTCCTCACCCTGATCGCCCATATCCGCAGCACGGTCAACAACCGTACGGGAATTGAACTGATGCCCGAAGTATTGGTGGTGGGTGAGCGGTAA
- the spoVE gene encoding stage V sporulation protein E: protein MPKARSAPDAWLIGSIALILAIGLIMVYSASAVRAFQDFGDKFYYVKRQSLFALLGIGAMVFTANTDYHVWKKYAKPLLLICFALLVLVLVPGIGAVRGGARSWLGISSFGIQPSEFMKLGMILFLAKMLSDNQQRVTQFARGLLPPLGLMAAAFGLIMLQPDLGTGSVMMGASLLVLFVAGARMKHLGGLAAVGAVGLVGLILAAPYRLARITSFMDPWSDPLGAGYQIIQSLYAIAPGGLVGLGLGMSRQKYSYLPEPQTDFIFSILAEELGFIGGALLILLFLILIWRGMRAAIYAPDTFGSLLGAGITGIVAVQVLINIGVVIGLMPVTGITLPLVSYGGSSLTLLLTALGILLSLSRYSR, encoded by the coding sequence ATGCCCAAAGCCCGGTCCGCTCCGGACGCATGGCTGATCGGTTCCATCGCCCTTATCCTCGCCATCGGTCTGATCATGGTCTACAGCGCGAGCGCGGTGCGGGCGTTTCAGGACTTCGGCGACAAGTTCTACTATGTGAAGCGCCAGTCGCTGTTCGCTCTTCTCGGCATCGGCGCGATGGTGTTCACGGCCAATACGGATTACCACGTTTGGAAAAAATACGCGAAGCCGCTGCTGCTGATCTGCTTCGCGCTGCTCGTGCTCGTGCTCGTGCCCGGCATCGGAGCGGTACGGGGCGGAGCGCGCAGCTGGCTCGGCATCAGCTCCTTCGGCATCCAGCCGTCGGAGTTCATGAAGCTCGGCATGATCCTGTTCCTCGCCAAGATGCTTTCCGACAACCAGCAGCGGGTGACGCAGTTCGCCCGCGGCCTGCTGCCGCCGCTCGGCCTGATGGCGGCGGCGTTCGGCCTCATCATGCTGCAGCCCGACCTCGGGACGGGCTCCGTCATGATGGGCGCCTCGCTGCTCGTGCTGTTCGTCGCCGGCGCGCGGATGAAGCATCTGGGAGGACTCGCCGCCGTCGGCGCGGTCGGGCTCGTCGGCCTCATCCTGGCGGCCCCGTACCGGCTGGCGAGGATCACCTCGTTCATGGACCCGTGGTCCGACCCGCTCGGCGCGGGCTACCAGATCATCCAATCGCTGTACGCGATCGCGCCAGGCGGCCTCGTCGGCCTCGGCCTCGGCATGAGCCGGCAGAAGTACAGCTACCTGCCGGAGCCGCAGACCGACTTCATCTTCTCCATCCTGGCCGAAGAGCTCGGCTTCATCGGCGGCGCGCTGCTGATCCTGCTGTTCCTCATCCTCATCTGGAGAGGCATGCGCGCGGCGATCTACGCGCCGGATACGTTCGGCAGCCTGCTCGGCGCGGGCATCACCGGCATCGTCGCCGTTCAGGTGCTCATCAACATCGGCGTCGTCATCGGACTGATGCCCGTGACGGGCATTACGCTTCCGCTCGTCAGCTACGGGGGCTCGTCGCTGACGCTGCTGCTTACCGCGCTCGGCATCCTGCTCAGCCTGTCCCGTTATTCGAGGTGA
- the murD gene encoding UDP-N-acetylmuramoyl-L-alanine--D-glutamate ligase, with translation MEHPSSYRGRKVVVLGLARSGVAVAKLFHRLGADVVVNDRKPRKDSPEAGELEALGIPVICGSHPQELVGSTTALLVKNPGIPYSAPPVAAALELGVEVVTEVEVAGRLSAAPIIGITGSNGKTTTTTWIGEMLSAAGLSPIIAGNIGRPLCEAAEEATADDVLVAELSSFQLKGTTSLRPRVALLLNLAETHLDYHGSMDDYVASKAKLFAHQTDEDVAVLNADDPVCAELAPRLRARLLPFSLTKRLETGVCVEPPVPAGGQEDEAAAGAERWIVYRDGSGAELRLLPAAELALPGRHNLANGLAAAAASIAIGAEPQALAQPLRRFGGVEHRLEFVREAGGVRYYNDSKATNPTATTTAVSSLDRPIVLIAGGLDRGSDYMELLPLFRSRLKGLVVLGQTRGKLARVAELAGMPASRVADAGEDAESSIAQAVRLAASLAEPGDAVLLSPACASWDMFPSYEVRGDMFKDSAHTL, from the coding sequence ATGGAGCATCCATCTTCATATCGAGGGCGAAAGGTCGTCGTGCTCGGATTGGCGCGCAGCGGCGTCGCCGTCGCCAAGCTGTTTCACCGTCTTGGAGCAGACGTCGTCGTGAACGACCGCAAGCCCCGGAAGGACAGTCCCGAGGCGGGAGAGCTCGAAGCGCTTGGCATCCCCGTCATCTGCGGCAGCCATCCCCAGGAATTGGTTGGTTCAACGACCGCTCTGCTGGTGAAGAATCCGGGGATTCCGTATAGCGCGCCGCCGGTGGCGGCCGCGCTGGAGCTCGGCGTCGAAGTGGTGACCGAGGTCGAGGTGGCCGGCCGTCTGTCGGCGGCGCCGATCATCGGCATCACCGGCTCCAACGGCAAGACGACGACGACGACCTGGATCGGGGAGATGCTGTCGGCCGCCGGGCTGTCGCCGATCATCGCGGGCAACATCGGCCGGCCGCTGTGCGAGGCGGCGGAAGAAGCGACCGCGGACGACGTGCTCGTCGCCGAGCTGAGCAGCTTCCAGCTCAAGGGGACGACGTCGCTGCGACCGCGCGTCGCGCTGCTGCTCAATCTCGCCGAGACGCATCTGGACTACCACGGCTCGATGGACGACTACGTCGCCTCCAAGGCCAAGCTGTTCGCCCATCAGACGGACGAGGACGTCGCGGTGCTCAACGCCGACGATCCGGTCTGCGCCGAGCTCGCTCCGCGCTTGCGCGCGCGGCTGCTGCCGTTCTCGCTGACGAAGCGGCTGGAGACAGGCGTCTGCGTCGAGCCGCCGGTCCCGGCGGGCGGACAGGAGGACGAAGCCGCCGCAGGGGCGGAGCGCTGGATCGTCTACCGCGACGGCAGCGGAGCGGAGCTGCGGCTGCTGCCGGCGGCGGAGCTCGCCCTACCGGGCCGCCACAATTTGGCCAACGGGCTGGCCGCCGCCGCCGCTTCCATCGCGATCGGCGCGGAGCCGCAAGCGCTGGCGCAGCCGCTGCGCCGCTTCGGCGGCGTCGAGCACCGGCTGGAGTTCGTGCGCGAGGCGGGAGGCGTCCGCTATTACAACGACTCCAAGGCGACGAACCCGACGGCGACGACGACGGCGGTGAGCTCGCTCGACCGGCCGATCGTGCTGATCGCCGGCGGGCTCGACCGGGGCTCCGACTACATGGAGCTGCTGCCGCTGTTCCGCTCGCGGCTCAAGGGACTCGTCGTGCTCGGCCAGACGAGAGGCAAGCTGGCCCGCGTCGCGGAGCTGGCGGGTATGCCGGCCTCGCGCGTGGCCGATGCTGGGGAGGACGCCGAATCCTCGATCGCTCAGGCGGTGCGGCTCGCCGCGTCGCTGGCGGAGCCGGGCGACGCCGTGCTGCTGTCGCCGGCGTGCGCGAGCTGGGACATGTTTCCTTCGTACGAAGTCCGCGGGGACATGTTTAAGGATTCGGCGCATACCTTGTAA
- the mraY gene encoding phospho-N-acetylmuramoyl-pentapeptide-transferase, whose amino-acid sequence MDMLAILMTIGVSFLLAVILGPLCIPLLRRLKFGQQVRTDGPQSHLKKSGTPTMGGIIILLAATVAFLRFSDKTTEFWVLLVGALGFGLVGFLDDYIKIALKRSLGLTAKQKLFGQLLFSLIVCVLLYQMGHSTAVSVPGTSFSLDFGWFYYPFVIIIFFGTTNAVNFTDGVDGLLSGTSAIAAGAFTIIAMQATEHESAVFTAALVGAVLGFLIFNAHPAKVFMGDSGSLGIGGGLAAAAILTKTEILLVLIGGVFVVEMISVILQVGSFKLRGKRIFKMSPIHHHFELSGWSEWKVVTVFWAVGLVLATAGLALYRIGGG is encoded by the coding sequence ATGGACATGCTCGCGATACTCATGACAATCGGCGTTTCGTTCCTGCTCGCGGTCATTCTCGGACCGCTATGCATCCCTCTGCTGCGGCGGCTCAAGTTCGGGCAGCAGGTGCGCACGGACGGGCCGCAGAGCCATCTCAAGAAATCCGGCACGCCGACGATGGGCGGCATCATCATCCTGCTGGCGGCCACCGTCGCGTTCCTCCGTTTCTCGGACAAGACGACGGAATTCTGGGTGCTGCTTGTCGGCGCGCTCGGCTTCGGCCTCGTCGGCTTTCTCGACGATTACATCAAAATCGCCTTGAAGCGCTCGCTCGGCCTGACGGCCAAGCAGAAGCTGTTCGGACAGCTGCTGTTCAGCCTCATCGTCTGCGTCCTGCTCTACCAGATGGGGCACAGCACGGCCGTATCCGTTCCGGGGACCAGCTTCAGCCTGGACTTCGGCTGGTTCTATTATCCTTTCGTCATCATCATCTTCTTCGGCACGACCAACGCGGTCAACTTCACCGACGGCGTGGACGGCCTCCTGTCCGGCACGAGCGCGATCGCCGCAGGAGCGTTCACGATCATCGCCATGCAGGCGACCGAGCATGAGAGCGCGGTCTTCACGGCGGCGCTTGTCGGCGCGGTGCTCGGCTTCCTGATCTTCAACGCCCACCCGGCCAAGGTGTTCATGGGCGACTCCGGCTCGCTCGGCATCGGCGGCGGACTGGCCGCGGCGGCGATCCTCACCAAGACGGAGATCCTGCTCGTCCTCATCGGCGGCGTGTTCGTCGTAGAGATGATCTCCGTCATCCTGCAGGTCGGCTCCTTCAAGCTGCGCGGCAAGCGCATCTTCAAGATGAGTCCGATCCATCACCATTTCGAGCTGTCCGGCTGGTCGGAGTGGAAGGTCGTCACGGTGTTCTGGGCGGTCGGCCTCGTGCTGGCGACCGCCGGCCTCGCGCTGTACCGGATCGGCGGAGGCTGA
- a CDS encoding UDP-N-acetylmuramoyl-tripeptide--D-alanyl-D-alanine ligase, with the protein MIRRKLSIIADMSSGRLGPGYIDVPEGAAPSAPALPPGGWTDLLVEGVTTDSRRVGKGQLFVPLTGDSFDGHDYVEAAFRQGAAAAFWSLDRELPAALAGKPLVLVEEPLEALQSLAAAYRSELRALIVGITGSNGKTTTKDMAAAALGSVMRVHKTAGNLNNHIGLPLTVLELPEDAEAAVLEMGMSGLREIALLTSIARPDIAIITNIGDAHLLQLGSREMITRAKLEIVEGLRPGGLLLVSADEPLIAAELGRMTLPAGAQVRTFGASPRSDWRAAGIEVGAQSCAFTVKAGPAAGFRLAAAPAKSPAAAAAPASVPAEASVSSSELHSAAAPAEAACESCFPQVRIEIPVPGVHNVHNALAAIAAATAVGVPAEAVASGLRSMQLTGMRIQPVAAACGAMILNDAYNANPTAVRAAVDLVAGLTGYRRKWIVLSDMRELGETEEELHRETGAYITPDKADAVLTCGELSAFTSAGAAEAFGGLAPGAVRHFDSQESLIHAIREELDPRDLVLVKGSRTMHMERVVEALQR; encoded by the coding sequence TTGATTAGACGCAAGCTGAGCATCATCGCCGACATGAGCTCGGGCCGCCTCGGGCCCGGTTACATAGACGTTCCGGAGGGCGCGGCGCCCTCCGCTCCGGCGCTGCCTCCGGGCGGCTGGACCGATCTGCTCGTCGAGGGCGTGACGACGGATTCGCGCCGCGTGGGCAAGGGCCAGCTGTTCGTGCCGCTGACAGGCGATTCGTTCGACGGGCATGATTACGTGGAGGCGGCGTTCCGGCAAGGAGCGGCCGCCGCGTTCTGGAGTCTCGACCGCGAGCTGCCGGCCGCGCTGGCCGGTAAGCCGCTCGTGCTCGTCGAGGAGCCGCTGGAGGCGCTGCAAAGCCTCGCCGCCGCCTACCGCAGCGAGCTGCGCGCGCTCATCGTCGGCATCACCGGCAGCAACGGCAAGACGACGACGAAGGACATGGCCGCCGCCGCGCTCGGCTCCGTCATGCGCGTGCACAAGACGGCCGGCAACCTCAACAACCACATCGGCCTGCCGCTGACCGTGCTGGAGCTGCCGGAGGACGCGGAGGCGGCGGTGCTGGAAATGGGCATGAGCGGCCTGCGCGAGATCGCGCTGCTGACGAGCATCGCCCGTCCGGACATCGCCATCATCACGAACATCGGCGACGCCCATCTGCTCCAGCTCGGCTCGCGCGAGATGATCACCCGCGCCAAGCTGGAGATCGTCGAGGGGCTGCGCCCCGGCGGGCTGCTGCTCGTCAGCGCCGACGAGCCGCTCATCGCCGCCGAGCTCGGGCGGATGACGCTTCCTGCCGGCGCGCAGGTGCGCACGTTCGGCGCCTCGCCGCGCAGCGACTGGCGCGCCGCCGGCATCGAGGTCGGCGCGCAGTCCTGCGCCTTCACGGTCAAGGCCGGCCCGGCCGCCGGCTTCCGGCTGGCCGCCGCGCCCGCGAAGAGCCCGGCGGCGGCAGCCGCTCCAGCCTCCGTGCCGGCCGAAGCTTCCGTTTCGTCCTCGGAGCTTCATTCGGCCGCCGCGCCTGCGGAAGCCGCTTGCGAAAGCTGCTTCCCGCAAGTGCGCATCGAGATTCCGGTGCCCGGCGTGCACAACGTGCACAACGCGCTGGCGGCGATCGCCGCGGCGACCGCCGTCGGCGTGCCGGCCGAGGCGGTCGCTTCCGGGCTGCGCTCGATGCAACTCACCGGCATGCGCATCCAGCCGGTCGCGGCGGCTTGCGGCGCGATGATCCTCAACGACGCCTACAACGCCAATCCGACCGCGGTGCGCGCCGCCGTCGACCTCGTCGCCGGCCTGACCGGGTACCGGCGCAAGTGGATCGTGCTGTCGGACATGCGCGAGCTCGGCGAGACGGAGGAGGAGCTGCATCGCGAGACGGGCGCGTACATCACGCCGGACAAGGCGGATGCGGTGCTCACCTGCGGCGAGCTGTCCGCCTTCACGTCCGCCGGCGCCGCCGAGGCTTTCGGCGGGCTTGCGCCGGGAGCGGTGCGCCATTTCGACTCCCAGGAGTCGCTCATTCACGCGATACGCGAGGAGCTCGACCCCAGGGATCTGGTGCTCGTCAAGGGCTCCCGCACGATGCATATGGAAAGGGTCGTCGAAGCGCTTCAGCGCTGA
- a CDS encoding UDP-N-acetylmuramoyl-L-alanyl-D-glutamate--2,6-diaminopimelate ligase: protein MRLEQLASQLRTARLAGDGATEITGVERDSRAVKPGDLFLCLPGHTVDGHDFAAQAVAAGAAALVVERPLPLAVPQLVVRSSRHAMAVLADHFYGHPSRNLRVIGVTGTNGKTTTTYLIERILDDAGRKTGVIGTIEMRYGGRSFPMNGTTPEALDLHRDLAAMREAGTTHVAMEVSSHALEQGRVKGVEYRTAIFTNLTQDHLDYHGTMDVYREAKGLLFSRLGNGYGRDETRFAVLNADDPAAERFRQLTAAEVVTYGVDAEADVRASNIRIAAGGTSFHVSSFAGEADIMLRMVGKFNVYNALAALCAGLLEGIPLEQAKASLEGVPGVPGRVESVDAGQDFAVIVDYAHTPDGLENVLKAVQEFAEKRVITVFGCGGDRDRTKRPIMGEIASRYSDYTIVTSDNPRTENPETILLDIEVGLQKASVPQERYELLVDRREAIEKAVEMASPGDVVLIAGKGHETYQIIGKTTHDFDDRLAAQEAIRGIRN from the coding sequence ATGCGTTTGGAGCAACTGGCATCGCAGCTTAGGACCGCGCGCCTCGCAGGAGACGGCGCGACGGAGATCACGGGGGTGGAAAGGGACTCCCGGGCCGTGAAGCCCGGGGACCTGTTCCTCTGCCTGCCCGGACATACGGTGGACGGGCATGACTTCGCGGCGCAGGCCGTAGCGGCCGGAGCGGCGGCGCTCGTCGTCGAGCGTCCGCTGCCGCTGGCCGTGCCGCAGCTGGTCGTCCGCAGCAGCCGCCACGCGATGGCGGTGCTGGCGGATCATTTCTACGGCCATCCGAGCCGGAACCTGCGCGTCATCGGAGTGACCGGCACCAACGGCAAGACGACGACGACCTATCTGATCGAGCGCATCCTCGATGACGCCGGCCGCAAGACCGGCGTCATCGGTACGATCGAGATGCGCTACGGCGGGCGCTCGTTCCCGATGAACGGCACGACGCCGGAGGCGCTCGACCTGCACCGGGACCTCGCCGCGATGCGCGAGGCCGGCACGACGCATGTGGCGATGGAAGTTTCCTCCCACGCGCTGGAGCAGGGCCGGGTCAAGGGCGTCGAGTACCGCACCGCGATCTTTACGAATCTGACGCAGGACCATTTGGATTATCACGGGACGATGGACGTCTACCGCGAAGCGAAAGGGCTGCTGTTCTCGCGTCTCGGCAACGGCTATGGCCGCGACGAAACGCGCTTCGCCGTGCTCAACGCCGACGATCCGGCGGCGGAGCGCTTCCGCCAGCTGACGGCGGCCGAGGTCGTCACCTACGGCGTCGACGCCGAGGCGGACGTCCGCGCCTCGAACATCCGCATCGCGGCGGGCGGCACCTCGTTCCATGTGAGCAGCTTCGCCGGAGAGGCCGACATCATGCTGCGCATGGTCGGCAAGTTCAACGTCTACAACGCGCTGGCGGCGTTGTGCGCCGGACTGCTCGAGGGCATCCCGCTGGAGCAGGCCAAGGCGAGCCTGGAAGGCGTGCCGGGCGTGCCAGGCCGGGTCGAATCCGTCGACGCGGGTCAGGACTTCGCCGTCATCGTCGACTATGCGCATACGCCGGACGGGCTGGAGAACGTGCTCAAGGCCGTGCAGGAATTCGCCGAGAAGCGCGTCATCACCGTCTTCGGCTGCGGCGGCGACCGCGACCGCACGAAGCGGCCGATCATGGGCGAGATCGCTTCCCGCTACTCGGACTATACGATCGTCACCTCCGACAATCCGCGCACCGAGAATCCAGAAACGATCCTGCTCGACATCGAGGTCGGACTGCAAAAGGCCAGCGTGCCCCAGGAGCGTTACGAGCTGCTTGTCGACCGCCGCGAGGCCATCGAAAAAGCGGTTGAAATGGCAAGCCCGGGGGATGTAGTATTGATTGCGGGGAAGGGCCATGAGACCTATCAGATCATCGGAAAGACGACCCATGACTTCGATGACCGGCTGGCCGCTCAAGAAGCGATAAGGGGAATACGCAATTGA
- a CDS encoding stage V sporulation protein D: protein MKVSHVTLRRRLFLALVIVIIGFGALIARLAYVQLARGGELSAKAEDNWRREVDFAPRRGDILDRSGEQLAYNVSSPTIVAIPVQIKDKEGTARKLAPVLGIDEQKLLALLKKRASSVFIKPEGRKITVEKAMEVRKLELPGIVVAEDNKRYYPFGELAASVLGITGIDGGLTGVEKKYDAYLKGVKGSVSYLSDASGHLMPGSTDKLSEPQDGLSLQLTIDRQIQSIMERELDQAMTKYKPNNAIAIAMDPNSGEVLGMASRPTFEPGNYNAYPAEVYNRILPIWTTYEPGSTFKIITLSAALEEGKVDLKHERFFDPGAVEIGGARLRCWKKGGHGSQTFLEVVQNSCNPGFVALGNRLGKETLFKYIKDFGFGKKTGIDIGGEENGILFKLNQVGPVELATTAFGQGVSVTPIQQIAAVSAAVNGGTLYKPHLAKAWIKPDTGEVVERIEPEAVRKVISEKTSAQVREALESVVALGTGGNAFLDGYRVGGKTGTAQKVINGRYSASEHIVSFIGIAPADNPRIVVYVAVDNPQGIQFGGVVAAPIVKGILEDSLQYMGVPKSADQIGKKYKYGETTTVTVPNLVGKTVSDIYEDMNMNFNLVSAGSGGTVVRQAPEAGARVDKGSTIRIYLGSDADLPQPAGDGHSH, encoded by the coding sequence ATGAAAGTGTCCCACGTCACCTTGCGCCGGCGCCTGTTCCTGGCGCTGGTCATCGTCATCATCGGATTCGGCGCGCTCATCGCGCGCCTTGCCTATGTCCAGCTGGCACGCGGAGGCGAGCTGTCGGCCAAGGCGGAGGACAACTGGCGGCGCGAGGTCGACTTCGCCCCCCGCCGCGGCGATATCCTCGACCGGAGCGGCGAGCAGCTCGCTTATAATGTCAGCTCGCCGACGATCGTGGCCATCCCGGTCCAGATCAAGGACAAGGAGGGCACCGCCCGCAAGCTGGCTCCCGTCCTCGGCATCGACGAGCAGAAGCTGCTCGCCCTGCTCAAGAAGCGGGCCAGCAGCGTGTTCATCAAGCCGGAGGGACGCAAGATCACGGTCGAGAAGGCGATGGAGGTGCGCAAGCTGGAGCTGCCCGGCATCGTCGTGGCCGAGGACAACAAGCGATACTATCCGTTCGGCGAGCTGGCCGCCAGCGTGCTCGGCATCACCGGCATCGACGGCGGCCTCACGGGCGTGGAGAAGAAGTACGACGCCTACCTCAAAGGGGTAAAAGGAAGCGTCTCCTACTTGTCGGACGCGAGCGGCCATCTCATGCCGGGCTCGACCGACAAGCTCAGCGAGCCGCAGGACGGACTGAGCCTGCAGCTGACGATCGACCGGCAGATCCAGAGCATCATGGAGCGCGAGCTCGACCAGGCGATGACGAAGTACAAGCCGAACAACGCGATCGCCATCGCGATGGACCCGAACAGCGGCGAGGTGCTCGGCATGGCGAGCCGTCCGACGTTCGAGCCGGGCAATTACAACGCCTACCCGGCCGAGGTGTACAACCGCATCCTGCCGATCTGGACGACGTACGAGCCGGGCTCGACGTTCAAGATCATCACCTTGTCGGCGGCGCTGGAGGAAGGCAAGGTCGATCTGAAGCACGAGCGCTTCTTCGACCCCGGAGCCGTCGAGATCGGCGGCGCGCGCCTGCGCTGCTGGAAAAAGGGCGGACACGGAAGCCAGACGTTCCTCGAGGTCGTGCAGAACTCCTGCAACCCCGGCTTCGTCGCGCTCGGCAACCGGCTTGGCAAAGAGACGCTATTCAAGTATATTAAGGACTTCGGCTTCGGGAAGAAGACCGGCATCGACATCGGCGGCGAGGAGAACGGCATCCTGTTCAAGCTGAATCAGGTCGGTCCGGTGGAGCTGGCGACGACGGCCTTCGGGCAGGGCGTATCGGTGACGCCGATCCAGCAGATCGCGGCGGTCTCGGCGGCCGTCAACGGCGGCACGCTCTACAAGCCTCATCTGGCCAAGGCATGGATCAAGCCGGACACCGGCGAGGTGGTGGAGCGGATCGAGCCGGAAGCGGTCCGCAAGGTCATTTCCGAAAAGACCAGCGCGCAGGTGCGCGAGGCGCTCGAGAGCGTCGTCGCGCTCGGCACCGGAGGCAACGCCTTCCTCGACGGCTACCGCGTCGGCGGCAAGACGGGCACCGCGCAGAAAGTCATCAACGGCCGATACTCGGCGAGCGAGCACATCGTCTCGTTCATCGGCATCGCGCCGGCGGACAACCCGCGCATCGTCGTCTACGTCGCCGTCGACAACCCCCAGGGCATCCAGTTCGGCGGCGTCGTCGCCGCGCCGATCGTCAAGGGCATCCTCGAAGACTCGCTGCAGTATATGGGCGTGCCCAAGAGCGCCGATCAGATCGGCAAGAAATACAAATACGGCGAGACGACGACGGTCACCGTCCCGAATCTCGTCGGCAAGACCGTATCCGACATCTACGAAGACATGAACATGAACTTCAACCTCGTCTCCGCCGGCAGCGGCGGCACGGTCGTCCGCCAGGCGCCGGAAGCCGGCGCCCGCGTGGACAAAGGCTCGACGATCCGCATCTATCTCGGAAGCGACGCCGACCTGCCGCAGCCGGCCGGAGACGGGCACAGCCATTGA